The following coding sequences lie in one Phycicoccus duodecadis genomic window:
- a CDS encoding alkaline phosphatase, which yields MRIGTKTTGAALAAVAVVAGAATAVATPTPSAEASNQGRVKNVIYLLGDGMGRTHVDAARLRYAGANGRLAMETMPVVGQNATYSVEKNSGQPGEPDFRPNYVTDSASAATAWASGVKTYNAALGVDAKGTVAPTVMELAKNAGYATGNVSTAEITDATPAGQMSHALARGCQGPTYSAAACQDLVITGSALPTSDVRVTPIADQIARNGTADVILGGGLSRFDAADEQALTSQGYAVLGSPATQTVATRADLQGASGQKVFGLFNKGNLTIEKYKRENPASAQAAEPSLPEMATKAIDLLKDRSAKGNGFYLQVEGALIDKRSHANDAAQTLEETKAFDDAVKVALDFAKKDGHTLVIVTADHECAGFNIIEKGTFTNAEAAAPPTNNDSGNPANNSTTLRTTGNVKDPARSAGPINGSGAGNVKNFAPATFRTADDPAGVQDGSPEASLWLTYLSGNHTGADVPIFGYGPSSEKVSGEIDNTDLFDIVGGALGVVR from the coding sequence ATGCGCATCGGAACCAAGACCACCGGCGCGGCCCTGGCCGCTGTGGCCGTCGTCGCCGGAGCCGCGACGGCGGTGGCGACGCCCACGCCGTCCGCGGAGGCCTCGAACCAGGGCCGGGTCAAGAACGTCATCTACCTGCTGGGCGACGGGATGGGCCGGACCCACGTGGACGCCGCCCGCCTGCGGTATGCGGGAGCGAACGGTCGGCTGGCCATGGAGACCATGCCGGTCGTCGGCCAGAACGCCACCTACTCGGTCGAGAAGAACTCCGGCCAGCCGGGCGAGCCCGACTTCAGGCCCAACTACGTCACCGACTCCGCCTCGGCGGCGACCGCCTGGGCGAGTGGTGTCAAGACGTACAACGCGGCGCTCGGCGTGGACGCCAAGGGCACGGTCGCCCCGACCGTCATGGAGCTCGCGAAGAACGCCGGGTACGCCACCGGGAACGTCTCCACGGCCGAGATCACCGACGCGACGCCGGCGGGCCAGATGAGCCACGCCCTCGCTCGCGGGTGCCAGGGCCCGACCTACAGCGCCGCGGCGTGCCAGGACCTCGTGATCACCGGCTCGGCCCTGCCGACCTCTGACGTGCGGGTGACGCCCATCGCCGACCAGATCGCTCGCAACGGGACCGCCGACGTCATCCTCGGGGGTGGCCTCTCGCGCTTCGACGCCGCCGACGAGCAGGCCCTGACGTCGCAGGGCTACGCGGTCCTGGGGTCGCCCGCGACCCAGACGGTCGCGACGCGTGCCGACCTCCAGGGCGCCTCCGGCCAGAAGGTCTTCGGCCTCTTCAACAAGGGCAACCTCACGATCGAGAAGTACAAGCGGGAGAACCCGGCCAGCGCGCAGGCCGCCGAGCCGTCGCTGCCCGAGATGGCCACCAAGGCGATCGACCTGCTCAAGGACCGCAGCGCCAAGGGCAACGGCTTCTACCTCCAGGTCGAGGGCGCGCTGATCGACAAGCGCTCGCACGCCAACGACGCCGCCCAGACCCTCGAGGAGACCAAGGCCTTCGACGACGCCGTGAAGGTCGCCCTCGACTTCGCGAAGAAGGACGGGCACACCCTGGTCATCGTCACCGCCGACCACGAGTGCGCCGGCTTCAACATCATCGAGAAGGGCACCTTCACCAACGCCGAGGCCGCCGCCCCGCCCACCAACAACGACAGCGGCAACCCGGCGAACAACTCGACCACGCTGCGCACGACGGGCAACGTCAAGGACCCGGCCCGCTCCGCGGGCCCGATCAACGGCTCGGGTGCCGGGAACGTCAAGAACTTCGCCCCCGCCACGTTCCGGACCGCCGACGACCCGGCCGGGGTCCAGGACGGCTCTCCCGAGGCGAGCCTGTGGCTCACGTACCTCTCGGGCAACCACACCGGGGCGGACGTGCCGATCTTCGGCTACGGACCCTCGTCCGAGAAGGTCTCCGGCGAGATCGACAACACCGACCTGTTCGACATCGTCGGCGGCGCCCTTGGCGTCGTCCGCTGA